From one Plasmodium yoelii strain 17X genome assembly, chromosome: 12 genomic stretch:
- a CDS encoding ribonuclease, putative, with protein sequence MKSKKKGMLHKKLKNQKGVKEFSYGSFKHKIAKIYAKEKQILKRIHNEKLSPESFLEEKGNTLKNDKPLCSVINNDIFNDFKNAKELIFQNGEKYRGKHDDNDESEQTLDEKLHQSDLKKSTKVKRKNSLLDEEVHNDSKLLHNENEIKKKKKKKAKLLPFVKDGIKSSDESAESYETYEENEKGEIIKHGNDKRHKKNNKEENEEAEVLVKILNIVITKNKIKNIIRKYFENGFVNFVSSSMIRYIIRKAKKKINILTVESFLVKNVDINNLESTIITNKKVESFRDYVFSRQKIKTIESALVQICKILPEDFSKEHFHKEFEITQFEYLKCIEVLCTYLLKKNDENTNAYKKYKTMDIFVKQILYKYMNQSSDDENVMKKEDNKGKKNKKKIKKGKGDENKDTKEKSKKEDETYELKEKKNEDTILCNLKKLNTNKKKKTDICSSVTNSSFDEKEEMKNNYSSLEILKIIDNKFKKRDLEISVLKKSIESIGSNIKLLLQFNNNSNINIDMLKYGNKNKDNINKNVEGISNEIMYKTEDSHVWSQNPIEEVSINQNNIKLEEKTKSVKNNTSKNVKDVNNNIMINDKKEMNKYNSSSQDNILIGKENKDTSLKIEKLLISNFTEKNSNVKGKSELEKFKENAHKFIKLINYDKDFEKNINENGKEKLNHILNIINIEFEKLFIIMDDKKYSKKENDKSICTLNNDNKKLKNQENDNNNNVSGINISVSQSDMIELNELKDVIKKRKKKKSKKGNKEIKDIEIINNDGNKKAIIPNELLCLQDGKINLQKKNKYDDSKKLLERNNLIEHDRKIELDKNKIGNKKGGGILDSLNFYMKTETMYSLDDSIKREDNEMSKSEDNEFLFKNENDKKIRINYFQEYMNYCDQNVKGKKSNSDNSNKSKSVENIKKDVLEKKDKKGNLYNYYENCNKADLCSQLTNKIINLAKEKTNLEICQTLEMINDSKKLEPILFTNKVSSDNTTAASVKISEIKYDKINQDEDLNLKKSIEIDKEKGKEKKSKNKTKNKKESKETKEKLVYNNEYILDEEKDKISGNSTESGDSVVYNYNIYDAIYDMNEQFSNVVKSIHMDQNITKVEIINESENEQGKNVTIEKKHKKTKEKGKKKKKEWKRKRKEDIKKKKKESREEKKKIKKEQMKKEKKKEKKKEESAKEKVDNETEEIAKEKGYHTQSDVLIKKKKKKKKKSKDKLKNSDYSFIDVGSNEEKTKLLNRQMCIYDEYITQEKAIKGIISKKYIRGIIHIRRLDYGYIDHEEGKIHIESKEDLNRAIDGDAVVIKLKNPNRVNNLVKPDKSIGKVVYIEEHYGSTKQYVCIFRNKVKDKKYNVAIPFKKNIPLIQVQNSHIKEFMKKYNVNDISNQLIYIKIFQWSPTEKFPEGKIVEILGQNDVFHNMQNAILLNHGLNFNLKKALEDQYLKDLKNKNNYINIITDELKKRMDLRKECVFTIDPETARDLDDAINICKINKKIITNSNYYIKIMHNLMCHNGEIDETLLEQNLPLFVNNDQDFFSKLKENEYVKEIENIKFQNFIKEKIVNDTENQQTSEIANYEDDKLTRGIEGIETDLTRDQQIGKYKQLDIERKGFTKFEDCYASKGDEKMLKRKNRENSNKGKKMKKAEKGSKKEAKKRAERRSKNMDIESDTDIETIIYDNCKKNKKFINLNHNKFDKMIMDNDCNQIRNITIFNNDSSSNEDSFDDYTRFNKKKKYNNIQEEKHKNINNKEKNIYKEKFERSFLDISSDHEDDNNNSNESENDDFFDKKNDFDIFVKDGKSDFSYLDNTVNKNWNTNKISTQFNGVKKIENSEFFPNTTNRWNYDTSQSSINDIGMNEENFEIGKINTISKNLKFYNTSMHSKNIECLSNSSNNESNNDGKKGKGKNKYAYIFKQNRNKDIGSELYKDSDNYCPKCKKYITIDDIIQGMNSEQWRKYNLYEVGVHITDVSFFVKENTSLDIDARNRAMTIYLTHTCFPMLSRILSENLCSLDPINNRLCLSVFFYMDNSGKIDHNTFFIKETVIESKVKFTYEEVHSIVSGYVQLKKIINKLKKDEKDAFFLRNANYEQSDKISQDPIDVRKVGSIVSNFSKIENENRLVKNSSSNDDTNLFYFNEKKKKNLDKKSANCDNNNNNNDKETMKKKDSNNNEKKSNSLYKRFLNLHFYSKKKNSSVVDADADSGSEKDLPVSPSSITNMIVDKNHGNTTNNDSNKQKGLGTFENKGNEMESSSFIFENEKNVKKKNGGIVMRKSDRNKINERVLENDQVKKGIEGIIKIFKNLNNKKHKLSQKEIINITKMLYDMYKITKGARMIRRKNGSLLFNNDKINFVLSNSYSPLGIVKKKNTFANYMIEELMLSANKLVAIRQYFSKYRDVSIFRSHNSSDSLNVSDIIELLKKHGIYLKVNSLAHILQFLDEKENHLKKNKTKKSIFETVCAFVKKKMVRAEYHTYKYIKDNDMSTYHYALSFLLYTHFTSPIRRYPDILVHRIIKRIINDEHQLKEKLCTSQEILSIVETPNVGIVENICENCNKCKARSKKAQMDCEIAFLCLYLQKHETPGYNRGIIMDIQKDRASIFFKSFSFENPLFFTGTEKHHHKISKAHLKYLCNYTIQPNPNKEEFTLTVYNQDAKTIKLRKVYKRFDYIPLYFFPLNSMPPSFFLAVAFSNK encoded by the exons AtgaaatcaaaaaaaaaaggtatGTTAcataaaaagttaaaaaaccAAAAGGGTGTTAAAGAATTTTCTTATGGCTCTTTTAAACATAAAATCGCTAAAATTTACGCGaaagaaaaacaaattttaaagagAATTCACAATGAAAAATTATCACCAGAAAGTTTTTTGGAAGAAAAAGGGAACACCCTAAAAAACGATAAACCATTGTGTTCAGTTATCaataatgatatttttaacGATTTTAAGAATGCGAAGGAATTAATTTTCCAAAATGGAGAAAAATATCGTGGAAAACATGATGATAATGACGAATCTGAACAAACATTGGACGAAAAATTACATCAATCTGACTTGAAAAAAAGTACTAAAGTCAAACGAAAAAATAGTCTCCTCGATGAAGAGGTACACAATGATTCGAAACTTTTACATAATGAAAatgagataaaaaaaaaaaaaaaaaaaaaagctaaATTACTACCTTTTGTAAAAGATGGAATAAAAAGCAGTGATGAAAGTGCAGAAAGTTATGAAAcatatgaagaaaatgaaaaaggtgaaattataaaacatGGAAATGATAAGagacacaaaaaaaataataaagaagaaaatgaagaagcAGAAGTTCTCGTTAAAATTTTGAACATTGTCATaaccaaaaataaaattaagaatattataaggaaatattttgaaaatggaTTCGTAAATTTTGTCAGTTCAAGTATGATAAGATATATCATAagaaaagcaaaaaaaaaaataaatattcttaCTGTAGAATCGTTTCTAGTTAAAAATGTTGATATTAACAATTTAGAGAGtactattattactaataaAAAAGTTGAATCATTTAGGGATTATGTTTTTTCtagacaaaaaataaaaaccatTGAAAGTGCTTTAGTACAAATCTGTAAAATATTACCTGAAGATTTTAGTAAAGAACATTTTCATAAAGAGTTTGAAATAACTCAATTTGAATATCTAAAATGTATAGAAGtattatgtacatatttgctaaaaaaaaatgatgaaaacaCAAAtgcttataaaaaatataaaactatggATATATTTGTTAAGCAAATTTTGTACAAATATATGAACCAATCTTCTGATGATGAAAATGTGATGAAGAAAGAGGATAATAaaggtaaaaaaaataaaaaaaaaataaaaaaaggcaaaggagatgaaaataaagatacAAAAGAGAAAAGCAAAAAAGAAGACGAAACATatgaattaaaagaaaaaaaaaatgaggatACCATTTTGTGTaatctaaaaaaattgaatactaataagaaaaaaaaaacagatatTTGTTCAAGTGTAACCAATTCATCATTTgatgaaaaagaagaaatgaaaaataattatagtaGTTTagaaattttgaaaattatagataataaatttaaaaagagAGATTTAGAAATTAGTGTCTTAAAAAAATCTATTGAATCAATTGGaagtaatattaaattattattacaatttaataataattcgaatataaatatagacaTGTTGAaatatggaaataaaaataaagataatattaacaaaaatgtAGAAGGAATTTCAAATGAAATAATGTACAAAACAGAAGATAGTCATGTTTGGTCTCAAAATCCGATTGAAGAAGTTTcaataaatcaaaataatattaaattagaaGAAAAGACAAAATCGgtgaaaaataatacttctaaaaatgttaaagatgtgaataataatatcatgataaatgacaaaaaagaaatgaataaatataatagttCTTCTCAAGACAATATATTAATAGGAAAAGAAAATAAGGATACAAGTTTGAAAATCGAAAAGCTTTTAATCTCCAATTTTACAGAAAAAAATTCTAATGTAAAAGGAAAAAGTGAATTagaaaaatttaaagaaaatgcacataaatttattaaattaataaattatgataaagattttgaaaaaaatataaatgaaaatggtAAAGAGAAAttaaatcatattttaaatattattaacatcGAATTTGAAAaactttttataattatggatgataaaaaatatagtaaaaaagaaaatgataaatctATATGTacattaaataatgataataaaaaattaaaaaatcaagaaaatgataataataataatgtatcgggaataaatatatctgTATCTCAATCTGATATGATTGAACTTAACGAATTAAAAgatgtaataaaaaagagaaaaaaaaaaaaatcaaaaaaaggaaataaagaaataaaagacatagaaattataaacaatgatggaaataaaaaagctATAATTCCTAATGAATTATTATGCTTACAAGATGGTAAAattaatttacaaaaaaaaaataaatatgatgattCTAAGAAATTATTAGaaagaaataatttaatagaaCATGATAGAAAAATCGaattagataaaaataaaataggaaataaaaaaggagGTGGTATTTTAGATagcttaaatttttatatgaaaacAGAAACTATGTATAGTTTAGATGATAGTATTAAAAGAGAAGATAATGAAATGAGTAAAAGTGAAGATAacgaatttttatttaaaaatgaaaatgataaaaaaataagaataaattattttcaagaATACATGAACTATTGTGATCAAAAtgtaaaaggaaaaaaatcgAATTCTGATAATTCGAACAAATCCAAATCtgttgaaaatataaaaaaagatgtattagaaaaaaaagataaaaaaggaaatttatataattattatgaaaattgTAATAAAGCCGATTTATGTAGTCAacttacaaataaaataataaatttagcAAAAGAAAAAACTAACTTAGAAATATGTCAAACATTAGAAATGATTAATGATAGTAAAAAATTAGAACCAATATTATTTACTAACAAGGTAAGTAGTGATAATACTACTGCGGCAAGTGTTAAGATTAgcgaaataaaatatgataaaattaatcaGGATGAAGatttaaatttgaaaaaaagtATAGAGATAGACAAGGAAAAGggaaaagaaaagaaaagtaaaaataaaacaaaaaataaaaaagaatcCAAAGAAACAAAGGAAAAATTagtttataataatgaatatattttagatGAGGAAAAGGACAAAATAAGTGGAAATTCAACAGAAAGTGGTGATAGTGTAGTAtacaattataatatatatgatgcaaTTTATGATATGAATGAACAATTTTCAAATGTAGTTAAAAGTATACACATGGATCAAAATATTACCAAAgttgaaataataaatgagaGTGAAAATGAACAAGGAAAAAATGTTACTatcgaaaaaaaacataaaaagaCAAAagaaaaagggaaaaaaaaaaaaaaagaatggaaaaggaaaagaaaagaagatataaaaaagaagaaaaaagaatcacgtgaagagaaaaaaaaaattaaaaaggaacaaatgaaaaaagaaaagaagaaggaaaagaaaaaagaagaatCTGCTAAAGAAAAAGTCGATAATGAAACAGAAGAAATCGCTAAAGAAAAAGGATATCATACTCAAAGTGATGtactaataaaaaaaaaaaaaaaaaaaaaaaaaaaatctaaaGATAAACTAAAAAATAGTGACTACAGCTTTATTGATGTTGGATCAAATGAAGAGAAAACGAAATTATTGAATAGgcaaatgtgtatatatgatgAATACATAACTCAAGAAAAAGCTATCAAGGGTATCATTAGCAAGAAATATATTCGG GGCATAATACATATCCGCAGATTAGACTATGGGTATATCGATCACGAAGAAGGAAAAATTCACATCGAATCAAAAGAAGATTTGAATAGAGCAATTGATGGGGATGCTGttgttataaaattaaagaatCCAAATAGAGTGAATAATTTAGTTAAACCTGATAAAAGTATTGGAAAAGTTGTATATATTGAAGAACATTACGGATCAACTAAAcaatatgtatgtatatttcGAAATAAggtaaaagataaaaaatataatgtagCTAttccatttaaaaaaaacattccATTAATTCAAGTACAAAATAGTCATATTAAagaatttatgaaaaaatataatgttaatGATATAAGCAATcaactaatatatataaaaatattccaaTGGAGTCCTACTGAAAAATTTCCAGAAGGAAAAATTGTTGAGATTTTAGGTCAAAATGATGTTTTTCATAATATGCAAAAtgcaattttattaaatcatggtttaaattttaatttaaaaaaagcaTTAGAAGATCAATatttaaaagatttaaaaaataaaaataattatataaatataataacagatgaattaaaaaaaagaatggATTTAAGAAAAGAATGTGTATTTACTATTGATCCAGAAACAGCTAGAGATTTAGACGATGCTATTaatatttgtaaaattaataaaaaaattatcacaaattcaaattattatattaaaattatgcaCAATTTAATGTGTCATAATGGAGAAATTGATGAAACACTTTTAGAACAAAATTTACCTCTTTTTGTAAATAATGATCaagattttttttctaaattaaaagaaaatgaatatgtTAAAGAgattgaaaatattaaatttcaAAACtttattaaagaaaaaattgtgAATGATACTGAAAATCAACAGACATCCGAAATAGCCAACTATGAAGATGATAAACTAACTAGAGGAATAGAAGGAATAGAAACAGATTTAACAAGAGATCAACAAAttggaaaatataaacaattgGACATAGAGAGAAAAGGCTTTACTAAATTTGAAGATTGCTATGCTAGTAAGGGagatgaaaaaatgttaaaaaggaaaaacaGGGAAAATTCGAATAAGGGAAAAAAGATGAAGAAAGCAGAAAAGGGGTCGAAAAAAGAAGCAAAAAAAAGAGCAGAAAGGAGGTCGAAAAATATGGACATAGAATCCGATACGGATATagaaacaataatatatgataattgtaaaaaaaataagaaatttATTAATCTTAATCATAACAAATTTGACAAAATGATAATGGATAATGATTGCAACCAAATTAGaaatataactatttttaataacGATTCTAGTAGCAATGAAGACAGTTTCGATGATTACACTcgttttaataaaaaaaaaaaatataataatatacaagAAGAAAAACataagaatataaataataaagaaaaaaatatttacaaagAAAAATTTGAAAGATCATTTTTGGACATTTCATCGGATCATgaagatgataataataatagtaacgaaagtgaaaatgatgatttttttgataaaaaaaatgattttgatatttttgttaaagatGGAAAAAGTGATTTCTCTTATTTAGATAATactgtaaataaaaattggaaCACAAATAAGATTAGCACTCAATTTAATggtgttaaaaaaattgaaaatagtGAATTTTTTCCAAATACAACAAATCGATGGAATTATGATACTAGCCAAAGTAGTATAAATGATATCGGAATGAATGAAGAAAATTTTGAGATtggtaaaataaatacaattaGTAAAAATTTGAAATTTTATAACACATCTATGCatagtaaaaatattgaatGTTTATCTAATAGCTCAAATAACGAGAGTAATAATGATggtaaaaaaggaaaaggaaaaaataaatatgcttATATTTTCAAGCAAAATCGAAATAAAGATATTGGATCAGAATTATATAAAGATTCTGATAATTATTGTccaaaatgtaaaaaatatataacaatagATGATATAATTCAAGGTATGAATTCTGAACAATggagaaaatataatttatatgaagTAGGTGTACATATAACTGAtgtatcattttttgttaaagaaAATACATCACTTGATATAGATGCTCGAAATAGAGCCATGACAATTTATTTAACACATACTTGTTTTCCAATGTTATCAAGAATATTGAGTGAAAATTTATGTAGTTTGGATCCTATAAATAATCGTTTATGTTTATcagtatttttttacatgGATAATTCTGGAAAAATTGATCataatactttttttattaaagaAACAGTAATAGAAAGTAAAGTAAAATTTACTTATGAAGAAGTACATTCAATTGTTAGTGGTTACgtacaattaaaaaaaataataaataaattgaaaaaagatgaaaaagatgcattttttttgagAAACGCAAATTATGAACAATCTGATAAAATTTCACAAGATCCTATTGATGTTAGAAAAGTGGGTAGTATTGTAAgtaatttttctaaaatagaAAATGAGAATAGACTTGTAAAAAATAGTAGTAGTAATGATGAtactaatttattttattttaatgaaaagaaaaaaaaaaatttggatAAAAAATCGGCAAActgtgataataataataataataatgataaagaaacgatgaaaaaaaaagatagcaataataatgaGAAAAAAAGTAATAGCCTTTATAAAAGGTTTTTAAATCTACATTTTTAttccaaaaaaaagaattcaAGTGTTGTAGATGCAGATGCAGATTCAGGTAGCGAAAAAGATTTGCCCGTTTCTCCTTCCTCAATTACAAACATGATAGTTGACAAGAATCATGGCAATACTACTAATAATGACAGTAATAAACAAAAGGGGTTAGGAACTTTTGAAAATAAAGGAAATGAAATGGAAAGCTCGAGTTTTATCTTtgaaaacgaaaaaaatgtcaagaaaaaaaatggggGTATTGTTATGCGAAAATCAGAccgaaataaaataaatgaaaggGTTTTAGAAAATGATCAagtaaaaaaaggaatagaaggaattataaaaatattcaaaaatttaaacaataaaaaacataaattatCACAAAAAGAAATCATCAATATtacaaaaatgttatatgatatgtataaaataacTAAAGGTGCAAGAATGATTAGAAGAAAAAATGggtcattattatttaataatgataaaataaattttgtatTATCAAATTCGTATAGTCCATTAggaatagtaaaaaaaaaaaatacttttgCAAATTATATGATTGAAGAATTAATGTTAAGTGCTAATAAATTAGTAGCAATACGTCAATATTTTAGTAAATATCGAGATGTATCTATTTTCAGATCCCATAATTCAAGTGACTCTCTTAATGTTTCTGATATAattgaattattaaaaaaacatggAATATATCTTAAAGTTAATAGTTTAGCACatatattacaatttttagatgaaaaagaaaatcatttaaaaaaaaataaaacaaaaaaaagcaTTTTTGAAACTGTTTGTgcatttgttaaaaaaaaaatggttcGAGCTGAATATCAtacatacaaatatataaaagataaTGATATGAGCACATACCATTATGCTTTgtcttttcttttatatactCATTTTACATCTCCTATTAGAAGATATCCAGATATTCTTGTTCATCgtattattaaaagaatTATTAATGATGAACAtcaattaaaagaaaaattatgtaCAAGTCAGGAAATTCTGAGCATTGTTGAAACGCCTAATGTG ggCATAGTTGAAAACATTTGTGAAAATTGCAACAAATGCAAGGCAAGATCAAAGAAAGCACAAATGGATTGtgaaatt GCATTTCTGTGTTTGTACTTACAAAAACACGAAACCCCTGGATACAATCGAG GAATTATTATGGATATACAAAAAGACCGAGCCTCGATATTTTTCAAATCGTTTTCTTttgaaaat cctttattttttacgGGAACTGAAAAGCATCATCACAAAATAAGCAAGGCCCATTTG aAATATTTGTGCAACTATACTATTCAACCAAATCCAAACAAAGAAGAG TTTACCCTTACAGTTTACAACCAAGATGCGAAAACAATAAAATTGCGAAAAGTGTATAAG cgCTTCGATTATATTCCCTTGTATTTCTTTCCGTTAAATTCAATGCCACCTTCGTTTTTCTTGGCCGTCgctttttcaaataaataa